In Coturnix japonica isolate 7356 chromosome 7, Coturnix japonica 2.1, whole genome shotgun sequence, one DNA window encodes the following:
- the PPIL3 gene encoding peptidyl-prolyl cis-trans isomerase-like 3 isoform X1 yields the protein MAVTLHTDVGDIKIELFCERTPKTCENFLALCASNYYNGCVFHRNIKGFMVQTGDPLGTGKGGTSIWGKKFEDEFSEYLKHSVRGVVSMANNGPNTNGSQFFITYGKQPHLDMKYTVFGKVIDGLETLDELEKLPVNEKTYRPLNDVRIKDITIHANPFAL from the exons ATG GCTGTCACGCTACACACTGATGTAGGAGACATTAAAATTGAGCTGTTTTGTGAGCGAACACCGAAAACATGTGAA AATTTCCTGGCTCTCTGTGCTAGTAACTACTACAACGGCTGTGTGTTTCACCGGAATATAAAGGGCTTCATGGTTCAGACGGGGGATCCATTAG GCACTGGGAAAGGAGGAACCAGCATCTGGGGCAAGAAGTTTGAAGATGAATTCAGTGAATACCTAAAG catAGTGTTCGTGGGGTGGTTTCAATGGCAAACAATGGTCCAAATACCAATGGATCGCAGTTCTTCATCACTTATGGCAAGCAACCACACCTGGATATGAAGTACACTGTTTTTGGGAA AGTGATCGATGGCTTGGAGACCTTGGATGAGCTGGAGAAGCTGCCTGTGAATGAGAAAACCTACCGACCTCTGAATGACGTTCGCATCAAAGATATCACTATTCATGCCAACCCTTTTGCTCTGTAG
- the PPIL3 gene encoding peptidyl-prolyl cis-trans isomerase-like 3 isoform X2, which produces MAVTLHTDVGDIKIELFCERTPKTCENFLALCASNYYNGCVFHRNIKGFMVQTGDPLGTGKGGTSIWGKKFEDEFSEYLKHSVRGVVSMANNGPNTNGSQFFITYGKQPHLDMKYTVFGKNEWTQSPCATLLS; this is translated from the exons ATG GCTGTCACGCTACACACTGATGTAGGAGACATTAAAATTGAGCTGTTTTGTGAGCGAACACCGAAAACATGTGAA AATTTCCTGGCTCTCTGTGCTAGTAACTACTACAACGGCTGTGTGTTTCACCGGAATATAAAGGGCTTCATGGTTCAGACGGGGGATCCATTAG GCACTGGGAAAGGAGGAACCAGCATCTGGGGCAAGAAGTTTGAAGATGAATTCAGTGAATACCTAAAG catAGTGTTCGTGGGGTGGTTTCAATGGCAAACAATGGTCCAAATACCAATGGATCGCAGTTCTTCATCACTTATGGCAAGCAACCACACCTGGATATGAAGTACACTGTTTTTGGGAA GAATGAGTGGACGCAGAGTCCTTGTGCTACGCTGCTTAGCTAA
- the NIF3L1 gene encoding NIF3-like protein 1 — MLLCLLCRPLHCIRAAGRPPSRSLMDLRELVAALNDFASPSLAESWDNVGLLVEPSPPHAVRTLLLTNDLTEQVMEEAVQKNADLILSYHPPIFAPLKRVTWRTWKERLVVRALEHRIGIYSPHTAYDAVPHGVNTWLSKGLGACTSVPLHPSTAPSHPTEGTHQVEFCADSTEQLDTVLSKIKDIPEIFCLTTLPVRADREEQTRVSLNCSQKALLEVVALLSQNSLLYHKTEILLLQKPLLPHTGMGRLCTLSEPASLSDIIERIKSHLKLPHVRLAMGTGKTLDSPVKKAALCAGSGSSVLKGTEADLYLTGEMSHHDVLDAVANGISVILCEHSNTERGFLSELRDTLTAHLQNKVNIIMSEKDRDPLQVV; from the exons atgctgctctgcctgctctgccGCCCGCTCCATTGTATCCGTGCTGCGGGCCGCCCTCCCTCCCGTTCCCTCATGGACCTCAGGGAGCTCGTCGCCGCCCTGAATGACTTCGCCTCCCCGTCcctggctgagagctgggacaacgtggggctgctggtggagcCCAGCCCTCCCCACGCCGTGCGCACCCTGCTCCTCACCAACGACCTGACCGAGCAGGTGATGGAGGAGGCGGTGCAGAAGAACGCGGACCTCATTCTGTCCTATCACCCTCCCATCTTCGCTCCGCTCAAGCGGGTCACATGGAGGACCTGGAAGGAGCGGCTGGTGGTCCGGGCTCTGGAGCACAGGATCGGGATCTACTCCCCGCACACAGCGTACGATGCTGTACCCCATGGAGTCAACACCTGGCTGTCCAAGGGACTCG GTGCCTGTACTTCTGTCCCACTGCACCCATCAACCGCTCCAAGCCACCCGACTGAGGGCACTCACCAGGTAGAATTCTGTGCAGACTCTACAGAGCAACTAGACACAGTGCTGTCCAAAATCAAAGACATCCCAGAGATCTTCTGTCTCACCACTCTCCCTGTCAG GGCTGACAGGGAGGAGCAGACACGAGTCAGTCTGAACTGCTctcagaaagcactgctggagGTAGTGGCGTTATTGTCCCAGAACAGCCTTCTTTATCACAAGACTGAGATTCTCTTACTACAAAAG cctcttcttccacATACTGGAATGGGACGTCTCTGCACACTGAGTGAGCCAGCTTCCTTGTCAGACATAATTGAGCGTATCAAAAGCCACCTCAAATTACCCCACGTTCGCCTTGCCATGGGAACAGGCAAGACACTCG ATTCTCCAGTGAAGaaagctgctctctgtgctggttCTGGGAGCAGTGTCCTGAAGGGAACGGAAGCTGATCTCTATCTCACAG GAGAGATGTCTCACCACGATGTTCTGGATGCAGTTGCCAACGGTATAAGTGTTATTCTGTGTGAACACAGTAACACTGAGCGAGGCTTCTTGTCAGAGCTGCGTGACACCCTAACTGCTCACCTACAGAACAAGGTCAACATCATTATGtctgagaaagacagagatCCCCTCCAGGTGGTGtaa